In one Hymenobacter sp. DG25B genomic region, the following are encoded:
- the pth gene encoding aminoacyl-tRNA hydrolase, giving the protein MKYLVLALGNIGPEYADTRHNIGFMVADYMARKFDAAPWELGRHAFVTEIKHKGKTFVLVKPTTYMNLSGKAAAHWLNTLKIPKENMVVVTDDLALPYGKLRLKGKGSAGGHNGLKHIQETLGTDEYARLRFGVDANFPKGRQVDYVLEPFSNDEQIDLSLRIEKAAEAVLAFGTLGLERAMNVVNVK; this is encoded by the coding sequence ATGAAATACCTTGTTCTGGCGCTGGGAAATATTGGGCCCGAATACGCTGATACGCGCCACAACATTGGCTTTATGGTGGCCGATTATATGGCGCGCAAGTTTGATGCCGCGCCATGGGAGCTGGGCCGGCACGCCTTTGTGACGGAAATCAAACACAAGGGAAAAACCTTTGTGCTGGTAAAACCCACCACCTACATGAATCTGAGTGGTAAAGCAGCGGCTCACTGGCTGAACACGCTCAAAATCCCGAAGGAAAATATGGTGGTGGTGACGGATGATCTGGCCCTCCCCTACGGCAAGCTGCGCCTGAAAGGCAAAGGCTCTGCCGGCGGGCACAACGGCCTCAAGCACATCCAGGAAACCCTCGGCACCGATGAATATGCCCGCCTGCGTTTCGGCGTTGACGCTAACTTCCCGAAAGGCCGGCAGGTGGATTATGTGCTCGAGCCATTTTCCAATGATGAGCAGATTGACTTGTCGCTGCGCATCGAAAAAGCTGCCGAGGCGGTACTGGCCTTTGGTACCTTAGGCCTGGAGCGCGCTATGAACGTGGTAAACGTGAAGTAG
- a CDS encoding 50S ribosomal protein L25/general stress protein Ctc, translating to MKSLEIVGFKRANLGKKDAKALRLESYVPCVLYGGTEQVHFSAPAILFRELLYTPEAHIVDLNVEGTMYRAIVQDAQFHPVNEMLLHVDFLELEEGKEIKMDIPVKYIGVSPGVLAGGKLVSKLRKLKVKATPANLPDYVEVNISDLALGKSIKVSKVEPKGYTILTNAQAPIATVTIPRALKGTLNAEK from the coding sequence ATGAAAAGCCTCGAGATTGTAGGGTTTAAAAGAGCGAATCTCGGTAAGAAGGATGCGAAAGCACTGCGCCTTGAGTCGTATGTACCGTGCGTATTGTACGGTGGCACCGAGCAGGTTCACTTCTCGGCTCCGGCCATCCTCTTCCGCGAATTGCTGTACACCCCCGAAGCTCACATCGTTGATCTGAACGTAGAGGGCACCATGTACCGCGCCATCGTGCAGGACGCCCAGTTCCACCCCGTGAACGAAATGCTGCTGCACGTTGACTTCCTGGAGCTGGAAGAAGGCAAAGAAATTAAAATGGACATCCCCGTGAAGTACATCGGCGTTTCGCCGGGCGTACTGGCTGGTGGTAAGCTGGTAAGCAAGCTGCGTAAGCTGAAAGTAAAGGCTACGCCTGCTAACCTGCCCGACTACGTGGAAGTAAACATTTCGGACCTGGCCCTTGGCAAATCCATCAAAGTGAGCAAAGTAGAGCCTAAAGGCTACACTATCCTCACCAACGCGCAGGCTCCTATTGCTACGGTAACTATCCCACGTGCCCTGAAAGGCACGCTGAACGCCGAGAAGTAA
- a CDS encoding CocE/NonD family hydrolase — MKRLFGLICLLLSSAAAVAQAPAASTYAQDHYTKQEVYITMRDGVKLFTAIYTPRDAAAGRKYPIMMQRTCYSVAPYGAGKYPARLGPSETMMKQGYIFVYQDVRGRWKSQGTWTNMTPVIDKKKGKKDVDEGSDTYDTVDWLVKKVAHNNGRVGQWGISYPGFYTAAGILSGHPALKAASPQAPISDFFFDDFHHNGAFLESYLFTFPVFGVQKRDTTSTAWYGGQMIAPGTKDGYQFLLDLGPLKNADKYYADNFFWQETINHPNYDSFWQQRSLPEHYKAGLKPAIMTVGGWFDAEDLRGPLTIYKTIEKKSPGTYNTLVMGPFGHGRWSRETGHTMHSNVYFGDSVATFYQRNIEAKFFAHFLKGDGDKNSGLPEAYLFDTGKKQWETFPQWPAATATHQKLYLSANGKLEPQPAATPGAMRFVSDPLKPVPYTEDLTTTTSFTPHNYMSEDQRFAGRRPDVLVYQTDVLTEDVTLGGEIMANLNVATTGTDADWVVKLIDVYPANEPDNDYMPNKNITLSNYWQMVRSEVMPARFRHSFEKPEAMVANQKTDVNFRLQDVLHTFKKGHRIMVQVQSTWFPFIARNPQTFVPNPYKANESDYVTATHSVFGDSFLDVEVLPAMVK, encoded by the coding sequence ATGAAAAGATTATTCGGGTTGATTTGCCTGCTGCTCAGTAGCGCCGCCGCAGTGGCGCAGGCACCCGCCGCCTCCACCTATGCGCAGGATCATTACACCAAGCAGGAAGTCTACATTACCATGCGCGATGGGGTGAAGCTGTTCACGGCCATCTACACGCCGCGTGATGCCGCCGCTGGCCGTAAATACCCCATCATGATGCAGCGCACCTGCTACAGCGTGGCGCCCTACGGCGCGGGTAAGTACCCGGCCCGCCTGGGTCCCTCCGAAACGATGATGAAGCAGGGCTACATCTTTGTGTATCAGGATGTGCGCGGCCGCTGGAAAAGCCAGGGCACCTGGACCAACATGACCCCCGTCATCGACAAGAAGAAGGGTAAAAAGGACGTAGACGAAGGCTCTGATACCTATGATACCGTGGATTGGCTGGTGAAAAAAGTAGCCCACAACAACGGCCGCGTGGGCCAGTGGGGCATTTCCTATCCGGGCTTCTACACGGCCGCCGGTATCCTCTCGGGGCACCCGGCCCTGAAGGCGGCCTCGCCCCAGGCCCCCATTTCCGACTTCTTCTTCGATGATTTCCACCACAACGGTGCGTTTCTGGAATCCTACCTGTTCACGTTTCCGGTGTTTGGGGTGCAGAAGCGCGATACCACCAGCACCGCCTGGTACGGCGGTCAGATGATTGCTCCCGGCACCAAGGACGGCTACCAGTTCCTGCTGGACCTGGGCCCGCTGAAAAATGCGGACAAGTACTACGCCGATAATTTCTTCTGGCAGGAAACTATTAACCACCCCAACTACGACTCCTTCTGGCAGCAGCGCAGCCTGCCCGAACACTACAAGGCCGGCCTGAAACCCGCCATTATGACGGTGGGCGGCTGGTTTGATGCCGAAGACCTGCGTGGCCCGCTCACCATCTACAAAACCATCGAAAAGAAAAGCCCCGGCACTTACAACACGCTGGTGATGGGGCCGTTTGGGCACGGCCGCTGGTCGCGCGAAACCGGCCATACCATGCACAGCAACGTGTATTTTGGCGATAGTGTGGCCACGTTTTATCAGCGCAACATTGAGGCAAAGTTCTTTGCCCACTTCCTGAAAGGCGACGGCGATAAAAACTCCGGCCTACCTGAAGCTTATCTCTTCGATACCGGCAAAAAGCAGTGGGAAACCTTTCCGCAGTGGCCCGCCGCTACCGCCACCCACCAGAAGCTGTACCTAAGCGCCAACGGCAAGCTGGAGCCGCAGCCGGCAGCCACCCCCGGCGCCATGCGCTTCGTGAGCGACCCGCTGAAGCCCGTGCCCTATACCGAGGACCTGACTACCACCACCAGCTTCACGCCCCACAACTACATGAGCGAGGACCAGCGCTTTGCCGGCCGCCGGCCCGATGTGCTGGTGTACCAGACCGATGTGCTGACCGAGGACGTAACCTTGGGCGGGGAAATAATGGCCAACCTGAACGTGGCCACCACCGGCACCGATGCTGACTGGGTGGTGAAGCTGATTGACGTTTACCCCGCCAATGAGCCCGATAACGACTACATGCCCAACAAGAACATTACCCTCAGCAACTACTGGCAAATGGTGCGCTCGGAGGTGATGCCAGCCCGCTTCCGCCACAGCTTCGAGAAGCCCGAGGCCATGGTGGCCAACCAAAAAACCGACGTTAATTTCCGGCTGCAGGATGTGCTCCATACCTTCAAAAAGGGCCACCGCATTATGGTGCAGGTGCAAAGCACCTGGTTCCCCTTCATTGCTCGCAACCCGCAAACCTTTGTGCCCAACCCCTACAAAGCCAACGAAAGCGACTACGTAACTGCCACCCACAGCGTATTCGGCGACAGTTTCCTGGACGTGGAAGTGCTGCCGGCAATGGTGAAGTAG
- a CDS encoding ribose-phosphate pyrophosphokinase → MAPQVKIFAGNASHELGEKIAAAFGQPLGDLSLQRFADQELGPSFNESIRGCAVFLIQSTNPPAENLMELMLMVDAAKRASAASVTVVMPYYGYARQDRKDKPRVSIGAKVVADFVQSVGTDRLMTCDLHAGQIQGFFDIPVDHLDGATVSAPYIKSLNLENLIFASPDVGGVVRTRAFAKKFGAEIVVCDKMRLRANEIASMQVIGDVTGMNVVLVDDIVDTAGTICKAAELLMERGALSVRAVITHGVLSGPAHERIRNSQLVELVITDTIPLKEENPKIKVISLADLFARAIRNVVTHESISSLFV, encoded by the coding sequence ATGGCACCCCAGGTAAAAATCTTCGCAGGAAACGCCTCCCACGAGCTCGGTGAAAAGATAGCCGCCGCATTCGGCCAGCCCCTCGGCGACCTGAGCCTGCAGCGCTTTGCGGATCAGGAACTCGGCCCCAGCTTTAATGAGAGCATCCGCGGCTGTGCCGTGTTCCTCATTCAGAGCACCAACCCGCCCGCTGAGAATCTGATGGAGCTGATGCTGATGGTGGACGCTGCCAAGCGCGCCTCCGCCGCCTCCGTAACGGTGGTAATGCCCTACTACGGCTACGCCCGTCAGGACCGCAAAGACAAGCCGCGCGTGAGCATCGGCGCCAAAGTAGTAGCCGACTTTGTGCAAAGCGTAGGCACCGACCGCCTGATGACCTGCGACCTGCACGCGGGCCAGATCCAGGGCTTCTTCGATATCCCGGTAGATCATCTGGACGGCGCCACGGTATCGGCGCCCTACATCAAGTCCCTGAACCTGGAGAACTTGATTTTTGCTTCCCCCGACGTGGGCGGCGTGGTACGTACCCGGGCCTTCGCCAAGAAATTTGGGGCCGAAATTGTAGTCTGCGACAAAATGCGTCTGCGGGCCAATGAAATTGCTTCTATGCAGGTAATTGGCGATGTAACCGGTATGAACGTGGTTCTGGTAGATGACATTGTAGACACAGCCGGCACGATCTGCAAAGCCGCCGAGCTGCTGATGGAGCGGGGTGCTCTGTCGGTGCGGGCGGTGATTACCCACGGCGTGCTCAGCGGCCCGGCTCACGAGCGAATCCGCAACTCACAGCTGGTAGAGCTGGTGATTACCGACACGATTCCGCTGAAAGAGGAGAACCCCAAAATCAAGGTGATTTCGCTGGCTGATTTGTTTGCCCGCGCCATCCGCAACGTGGTAACGCACGAGAGCATCAGCTCCCTCTTCGTGTAA
- the atpD gene encoding F0F1 ATP synthase subunit beta, producing the protein MANTGKITQVIGPVVDVSFAGEGSKLPNILDAVEVTKDNGQVVVLEVQQHLGEDRVRTIAMDSTEGLTRGALVRDLGSPITMPTGDGIKGRLFNVIGHAIDGIAQPKSDGALSIHRNAPAFEDLATSSEVLFTGIKVIDLLEPYVKGGKIGLFGGAGVGKTVLIMELVNNIAKAYGGLSVFAGVGERTREGNDLLREFLESDVIKYGEEFKHSMEAGGWDLSKVDEKALEDSKATLVFGQMNEPPGARARVALSGLTVAESFRDGDGTGAGRDILFFIDNIFRFTQAGSEVSALLGRMPSAVGYQPTLATEMGAMQERITSTKRGSITSVQAVYVPADDLTDPAPATTFAHLDATTVLSRKIAELGIYPAVDPLDSTSRILSVEVLGEEHYGTAQRVKEILQRYKELQDIIAILGMDELSEEDKLTVTRARRVQRFLSQPFHVAEQFTGLKGVLVDIKDTIKGFNEIIDGKYDHLPEAAFNLVGTIEDAVVKGEKLIAEAK; encoded by the coding sequence ATGGCGAATACCGGCAAAATCACCCAGGTTATCGGTCCAGTTGTGGACGTAAGCTTCGCGGGTGAAGGCTCCAAGCTTCCTAATATCCTCGACGCCGTCGAAGTCACCAAAGATAACGGCCAGGTTGTCGTGCTGGAAGTGCAGCAGCACTTGGGCGAAGACCGGGTGCGCACCATTGCCATGGACTCCACCGAGGGTCTGACCCGCGGTGCTCTGGTTCGTGACCTGGGCTCGCCCATCACCATGCCCACCGGCGATGGTATCAAAGGCCGTCTGTTCAACGTTATCGGCCATGCCATTGATGGTATTGCCCAGCCGAAGAGCGACGGTGCCCTCTCCATTCACCGCAACGCCCCGGCTTTCGAAGACCTCGCTACTTCCTCGGAAGTACTCTTCACCGGTATCAAAGTAATTGACCTGCTCGAGCCCTATGTAAAGGGTGGTAAGATTGGTTTGTTCGGTGGTGCCGGCGTAGGCAAAACCGTACTCATCATGGAGCTGGTAAACAACATTGCCAAGGCCTATGGTGGTCTGTCGGTGTTTGCCGGCGTGGGTGAGCGTACCCGCGAAGGCAATGACCTGCTGCGCGAATTCCTAGAATCAGACGTAATTAAGTACGGCGAAGAGTTTAAGCACTCGATGGAAGCCGGCGGCTGGGACCTTTCCAAAGTAGACGAGAAGGCCCTGGAAGACTCGAAGGCAACCCTCGTGTTCGGTCAGATGAACGAGCCTCCCGGAGCCCGTGCCCGCGTAGCCCTCTCGGGCCTCACGGTAGCCGAAAGCTTCCGCGACGGCGACGGCACCGGTGCCGGTCGTGACATCCTGTTCTTCATCGACAACATCTTCCGCTTCACGCAGGCGGGCTCGGAAGTATCGGCTCTGTTGGGTCGTATGCCTTCGGCCGTAGGTTACCAGCCCACACTGGCTACCGAAATGGGTGCCATGCAGGAGCGTATCACCTCTACCAAGCGCGGTTCCATCACCTCGGTACAGGCCGTTTACGTGCCTGCCGATGACTTGACTGACCCGGCTCCGGCCACCACGTTTGCTCACTTGGACGCCACCACGGTACTGTCCCGTAAGATTGCCGAGCTGGGTATCTACCCCGCAGTAGACCCCCTGGATTCTACCTCGCGCATTCTGTCGGTAGAAGTACTGGGCGAAGAGCACTACGGCACGGCCCAGCGCGTGAAAGAGATTCTGCAGCGCTACAAAGAACTGCAGGACATCATCGCCATTCTGGGTATGGATGAACTCTCCGAGGAAGACAAGCTGACGGTAACCCGCGCCCGCCGCGTGCAGCGTTTCCTGTCGCAGCCCTTCCACGTAGCCGAGCAGTTCACCGGCCTGAAAGGCGTACTGGTTGACATCAAAGACACTATCAAAGGCTTCAACGAAATCATCGACGGCAAGTATGACCACCTGCCCGAGGCTGCTTTCAACCTGGTAGGCACCATTGAGGATGCCGTTGTCAAGGGCGAAAAGCTGATTGCGGAAGCCAAGTAA
- the atpC gene encoding ATP synthase F1 subunit epsilon, with protein MHLEIITPDRKVFEGEVSSAQFPGADGLFEVLNNHAPLISALKPGEVTIMGIGGRESFRIEGGVVEVLRNNVIVLAEAVVA; from the coding sequence ATGCATCTGGAAATCATCACCCCGGACCGGAAAGTATTTGAAGGCGAGGTTTCCTCGGCTCAGTTTCCGGGTGCCGATGGCCTATTTGAGGTTCTCAATAACCACGCACCTCTTATCTCGGCCCTGAAGCCCGGTGAGGTAACCATCATGGGTATTGGCGGCCGTGAGTCGTTCCGTATCGAAGGTGGTGTGGTAGAAGTTCTGCGCAACAATGTTATTGTGCTGGCCGAAGCTGTAGTGGCTTAA
- a CDS encoding trans-sulfuration enzyme family protein, whose amino-acid sequence MKITPKITPIYQTSVFKFEDLNELELYFGEPGSRYLYSRNGNPNSDELAEAVNKLEGGAGAIATGSGMAAIFAAIMACCQAGDHVLCAADIYGGSSALLNAELSRLGISATYVPFEQLEALQPFIQPTTRLLLCETISNPLLRVADLARVAAECHRHGLKLVVDNTFATPLLTRPLALGADISLHSVTKYIAGHSDVTAGAVVATDPSIVARLKQIGVFYGLTLSPMESWLAVRGLKTLRLRVREHSHNALAIAQFLAAHPAVKQVYYPGLATHPQHQLAAGQGNGLFGGMLSFKLKDEAAAVNDFMQRVKRFPFAPSLAGVDSSISYPLGTSHRSLTPAQQQELGITVGLIRVSVGIEPVGELIADLEQALA is encoded by the coding sequence ATGAAAATCACCCCCAAAATTACCCCGATCTACCAAACCTCCGTTTTCAAATTTGAGGACCTGAACGAGCTGGAGCTGTATTTTGGGGAGCCCGGCAGCCGTTACCTCTATTCGCGCAACGGGAATCCTAACTCTGATGAGCTGGCTGAAGCGGTGAACAAGCTGGAGGGTGGGGCCGGGGCTATTGCCACCGGCTCGGGCATGGCAGCCATCTTTGCTGCTATTATGGCCTGCTGCCAGGCCGGCGACCATGTGCTCTGCGCCGCTGATATCTATGGGGGTTCATCGGCGCTGCTGAATGCAGAGTTGAGCCGGCTGGGTATTTCCGCCACGTATGTTCCGTTTGAGCAGCTGGAGGCCTTGCAGCCCTTTATACAGCCCACCACACGGCTGCTGCTTTGCGAAACCATCAGCAACCCCCTGCTGCGCGTAGCCGACCTGGCCCGGGTGGCCGCGGAGTGCCACCGCCACGGGCTGAAGCTGGTAGTGGATAATACCTTTGCCACACCCTTGCTTACCCGCCCGCTGGCGCTGGGGGCCGATATTTCCCTGCACAGCGTGACCAAATACATAGCCGGCCACAGCGACGTAACCGCCGGAGCCGTGGTAGCTACTGACCCCTCCATTGTAGCCCGGCTCAAGCAGATTGGCGTGTTTTATGGCCTCACGCTCAGTCCCATGGAAAGCTGGCTGGCTGTGCGCGGGCTAAAAACCCTCCGGTTGCGGGTCCGGGAGCATAGCCATAATGCCCTGGCCATTGCGCAGTTCCTGGCTGCCCACCCCGCCGTAAAACAGGTGTATTACCCTGGTCTTGCTACCCACCCGCAGCACCAGTTAGCCGCCGGGCAGGGAAACGGCCTGTTTGGCGGCATGCTTTCCTTTAAGCTGAAGGATGAAGCAGCCGCCGTAAACGACTTTATGCAGCGGGTGAAGCGCTTCCCGTTTGCGCCTTCCCTGGCCGGGGTTGATTCTTCTATTTCCTACCCCCTGGGTACTTCACACCGCTCCCTTACGCCCGCTCAGCAGCAGGAACTGGGCATAACAGTCGGGTTGATTCGTGTATCAGTGGGTATTGAGCCCGTGGGGGAATTGATTGCTGATCTGGAGCAGGCGCTGGCTTAA
- a CDS encoding DegT/DnrJ/EryC1/StrS family aminotransferase — MRSQDHDRIYLSPPHLGRHELNYLHKAIEDNWVAPVGPNITGFEQDICQYTGAGHGVALTSGTAAIHLGLLALGVGPGDEVLCSSFTFVASANPITYVGATPVFVDSEAETWNMDPVRLREAIEDRQRHGRMPKALVLVHLYGMPAQVREIMAIAEEFNISVLEDSAEGLGSLYHGQALGTFGAVGVFSFNGNKILTTSGGGVLITHRKDIATQALFLATQAREAAAHYQHETTGYNYRLSNLLAGIGRGQMGLLEDRVKKRREIFAWYQKHLQDIPGLTVGPTEPVKSRSNRWLTTVLLDPEQTSVTPEQLRQHLETHNVESRPLWKPLHLQPLFANAPMYGGEVSARLFQQGLCLPSGSAMTDIDLRRVVDGIKELLVS, encoded by the coding sequence ATGCGCAGTCAGGACCACGACCGGATTTATTTGTCACCACCCCACCTGGGGCGGCACGAGCTGAACTACTTACACAAAGCCATTGAGGACAACTGGGTGGCGCCCGTAGGCCCCAACATCACCGGTTTCGAGCAGGATATCTGCCAGTATACGGGGGCCGGGCACGGCGTAGCGCTTACCTCCGGCACCGCCGCCATTCACCTAGGCCTGCTGGCATTAGGCGTGGGGCCCGGCGACGAAGTGCTGTGCTCCTCCTTCACCTTTGTGGCCTCGGCCAATCCCATCACCTACGTGGGTGCCACGCCGGTTTTTGTGGATAGTGAAGCGGAAACCTGGAACATGGACCCCGTCCGGCTTCGGGAAGCCATTGAGGACCGGCAGCGGCACGGCCGCATGCCTAAAGCCCTGGTGCTGGTGCACCTCTACGGCATGCCCGCCCAGGTGCGGGAGATAATGGCCATAGCCGAGGAATTCAACATTTCGGTGCTGGAAGATTCGGCCGAAGGCCTGGGCTCCCTCTACCACGGGCAGGCGCTGGGCACATTTGGCGCGGTAGGCGTATTCTCCTTCAACGGCAACAAAATCCTGACTACCAGCGGTGGCGGCGTACTCATCACTCACCGGAAGGATATAGCCACGCAGGCGCTTTTTCTGGCCACCCAGGCCCGGGAAGCGGCGGCACACTACCAGCACGAAACCACCGGCTACAACTACCGCCTCAGCAACCTGCTGGCCGGTATTGGCCGGGGGCAGATGGGCCTGCTTGAGGATCGGGTGAAGAAGCGCCGGGAAATATTTGCCTGGTATCAGAAGCACCTGCAGGATATTCCCGGCCTCACGGTAGGCCCCACGGAACCTGTCAAAAGCCGCAGCAACCGCTGGCTGACTACGGTGCTGCTGGATCCGGAGCAGACCAGCGTTACCCCGGAGCAGCTGCGCCAGCATCTGGAAACGCACAACGTAGAAAGTCGCCCGCTCTGGAAGCCCCTGCACTTGCAGCCTCTTTTCGCCAATGCTCCCATGTATGGGGGCGAGGTCAGCGCCCGTTTGTTTCAGCAGGGCCTGTGCCTTCCCTCCGGCTCCGCCATGACCGATATTGACCTGCGCCGGGTGGTGGATGGGATAAAAGAGTTGCTGGTATCGTAG
- a CDS encoding acetyltransferase — MTQLFFSDLHDADQPSLRPLAIFGAGGLGREILMLVHQINEVSPTWDVVGFYDDKHPTTDSINGVPYRGTVQDLNTTTEPLHVVVAVGSSHSRAAVVARLTAPHLTYATLIHPDVRLQPYQQVQIGAGSIITQGCILTTDIQLGRHVLMNLGCTIGHDAVLEDFCSLMPHANVGGEAYLETGVYLGTNATVLNQVRVGAQTILGAGGVAVRNLPANCTAVGVPASVIKVVGSSL, encoded by the coding sequence ATGACGCAATTATTCTTTTCGGATTTACATGATGCTGACCAACCCTCCCTTCGGCCCCTGGCTATTTTTGGAGCCGGAGGCCTGGGCCGGGAAATATTAATGCTGGTTCACCAGATAAATGAAGTGTCGCCCACCTGGGATGTTGTCGGTTTTTATGATGACAAGCACCCGACTACGGATTCTATCAATGGCGTGCCGTACCGCGGCACCGTTCAAGACCTCAATACCACCACCGAGCCGCTCCATGTGGTAGTAGCCGTAGGCAGCAGCCACAGCCGCGCGGCCGTAGTGGCCCGCCTCACCGCTCCGCACCTGACGTATGCCACCCTCATTCACCCGGATGTACGCCTGCAGCCTTACCAGCAGGTGCAGATTGGGGCGGGCAGCATCATCACGCAGGGCTGTATCCTCACCACCGATATTCAACTGGGCCGGCATGTGCTCATGAATCTGGGCTGCACCATTGGGCATGATGCCGTGTTGGAAGACTTCTGCTCCCTGATGCCTCATGCCAACGTAGGCGGCGAAGCCTACCTGGAAACAGGCGTGTACCTGGGCACCAACGCCACCGTGCTCAACCAGGTGCGGGTAGGCGCGCAGACCATTTTGGGAGCGGGCGGCGTGGCCGTCCGAAACCTGCCGGCTAACTGCACTGCCGTAGGCGTGCCGGCTTCCGTCATAAAAGTGGTGGGTTCCTCGTTGTAG
- a CDS encoding sugar transferase, with product MAVHLHLFGFRMSSAVIKGSSWYARRGKRLLDVGLALPLALLTLPLLLPAAALLSIQNQGRVLFRQPRPGLHGRLFTLYKLQTMTEARNANGQLLPDADRLLRLGRWLRATSLDELPQLWNVLRGDISLIGPRPLLPEYLPLYSPEQARRHLVRPGITGWAQVNGRNTISWEQKFAYDVWYVEHLSFGLDLRILLCTAGRVLSAHGISAEGQATMEAFRGSAISSESAGKV from the coding sequence TTGGCCGTACATCTGCATCTGTTTGGGTTTCGTATGTCGTCGGCAGTGATAAAAGGCTCTTCCTGGTATGCACGGCGCGGCAAACGGCTGCTGGATGTCGGGTTGGCCCTGCCCCTGGCGCTCCTCACATTGCCGCTGTTGCTGCCAGCCGCTGCGCTGCTGTCCATCCAAAATCAGGGGCGGGTATTGTTTCGGCAGCCACGCCCTGGCTTGCATGGCCGCTTATTTACCCTTTATAAGCTCCAGACCATGACGGAGGCCCGCAATGCCAATGGCCAACTGCTGCCCGATGCCGACCGCCTGCTCCGCTTGGGCCGCTGGCTGCGCGCCACCTCTCTGGATGAGCTTCCCCAGCTTTGGAACGTGCTGCGCGGCGACATCAGTTTGATTGGCCCGCGCCCCCTGTTGCCAGAGTACCTACCTTTGTACTCCCCGGAGCAGGCACGGCGCCACCTGGTGCGGCCGGGCATTACGGGCTGGGCGCAGGTAAATGGCCGTAATACCATCAGTTGGGAACAAAAATTTGCTTACGACGTCTGGTACGTCGAGCATCTCTCCTTTGGGCTTGATCTTCGCATTCTGCTGTGCACGGCCGGGCGGGTGCTGAGTGCCCATGGTATTTCGGCTGAAGGCCAGGCCACCATGGAAGCCTTCCGGGGCTCTGCTATTTCTTCTGAATCTGCTGGTAAAGTATGA
- the ispE gene encoding 4-(cytidine 5'-diphospho)-2-C-methyl-D-erythritol kinase has product MLVFPNAKLNLGLYVTSIRPDGFRNLESVFVPLPWYDALEVLPAADITLTLTGIPIPGDPATNLCRRAYELLKADFKLPPVQMHLHKVVPIGAGLGGGSADAAFMLRALNELFSLQLSAEILEAYARQLGSDCAFFIRNQPVFAYEKGDVFEPVSLDLHGVACQVIYPGLHISTAEAYARVQPRPPQYELRAALAQPMETWRTTVRNDFEDALTPHYPVLGELKQALYAAGATYASLSGSGSAVYGLFPGLEEPPQVTLPAEYLVWNGKL; this is encoded by the coding sequence ATGCTTGTTTTCCCCAACGCCAAACTCAACCTCGGTCTGTACGTGACCAGCATCCGGCCCGATGGGTTCCGCAACCTGGAGTCGGTGTTTGTGCCCCTGCCGTGGTACGATGCGCTGGAAGTATTGCCCGCCGCTGACATTACGCTTACGCTCACGGGTATTCCCATTCCCGGCGACCCGGCCACCAACCTTTGCCGCCGGGCTTACGAGCTACTGAAAGCTGATTTTAAGCTGCCGCCGGTGCAGATGCACCTGCACAAAGTGGTGCCCATTGGGGCCGGCCTGGGCGGCGGATCCGCCGACGCCGCCTTTATGCTGCGGGCCCTGAATGAGCTATTCTCCCTGCAGCTTTCCGCCGAAATCCTGGAAGCCTACGCCCGCCAGCTGGGCTCCGACTGCGCTTTTTTCATCCGGAACCAGCCGGTATTCGCTTATGAGAAGGGGGACGTTTTTGAGCCGGTTTCTTTGGATTTGCACGGCGTAGCCTGCCAGGTAATCTACCCCGGCCTGCACATCAGCACGGCTGAGGCGTATGCCCGCGTGCAGCCCCGCCCGCCCCAGTATGAGCTGCGCGCAGCCTTAGCGCAGCCCATGGAAACGTGGCGCACCACCGTCCGCAATGACTTTGAAGATGCCCTCACGCCGCATTATCCGGTGTTGGGCGAGTTAAAGCAGGCGCTTTATGCCGCCGGGGCCACTTATGCCAGTCTTTCGGGCTCGGGCTCGGCGGTGTATGGGTTATTTCCGGGGCTGGAAGAGCCGCCCCAAGTGACACTACCAGCAGAATATCTGGTGTGGAACGGTAAATTATAG